In Nymphaea colorata isolate Beijing-Zhang1983 chromosome 5, ASM883128v2, whole genome shotgun sequence, one genomic interval encodes:
- the LOC116254157 gene encoding pentatricopeptide repeat-containing protein At2g29760, chloroplastic-like produces the protein MSISHARQLHARIIITGQSHHHLSLAKILTSYCQSEPLRPSTSRVLFDSVRSPNVFLWNTIIRAYARSDVPQEALVLLQCMLRRADPSPNAYTLSFVLDACANSGIVAHGRCLHAFAVRLGFESNVYVLNALMHSLSRSGELEWARKLFDESPQRDVVSWNIMISSYVHSGRFEEALSNFAAMEDNGVKGNAVTVVSALSACAQLGRLEMGRRIHGYIGTNGIGLNEIVQNALIDMYAKCGGMIEARRTFDEMHSKNTITWNSMISGYARAGFIDIARRLFDEMPNRNIISWTSMMTGYVQNEQPGHAISLFRELLLKGFEPDEVMMVSALSACADLGCLDQGKSIHGFLNKRGIHLRCMLGASLIDMYAKSGRVDAALRVFNGLKEKDVNSWTAIITGLALHGQGRACLSMFGSMEQSQIAPNAVTFVGVLCACSHAGLVDDGFRHFNRMRRVYGIEPEIEHFGCMVDLLGRAGRLDEAEDFILKMPIEPTAGIWSALLGACRIHGNFKVAETVARALIDLDPHHGGRYVLLSNIYAAGSKWEDVTKVRKKMKDLKVEKEPGWSWIEVDATVKQFFAGDQTNLQHGEVMLMLEDINRRLKYEGYVPLGNKSPCDIDE, from the coding sequence ATGTCCATCTCCCACGCCAGGCAGCTCCACGCCCGCATCATCATCACCGGCCAGTCTCACCACCACCTCTCCCTTGCCAAGATCCTCACCTCCTACTGCCAGTCCGAGCCCCTCCGCCCTTCCACCTCCCGCGTCCTCTTCGACAGCGTCCGCAGCCCCAATGTCTTCCTCTGGAACACCATCATACGTGCTTATGCCCGCTCCGACGTCCCCCAAGAGGCCCTGGTCCTGTTGCAGTGCATGCTCCGCCGAGCCGACCCTTCTCCCAACGCCTATACTCTCTCCTTCGTCCTCGACGCTTGCGCGAACTCCGGCATCGTCGCACACGGCCGGTGCCTCCATGCCTTCGCTGTGAGGCTCGGGTTTGAATCCAATGTGTATGTTTTGAATGCGCTAATGCATTCTCTTTCTAGAAGCGGTGAGTTGGAGTGGGCACGCAAACTGTTCGACGAAAGTCCCCAACGAGATGTCGTTTCTTGGAATATTATGATCAGCAGCTATGTCCATAGCGGTCGCTTTGAGGAGGCTTTGTCAAATTTTGCAGCCATGGAAGACAATGGGGTGAAGGGGAATGCAGTCACAGTGGTGAGTGCGCTGTCAGCATGTGCACAGTTGGGGAGATTAGAGATGGGGAGGAGGATACATGGCTATATTGGCACAAATGGGATTGGTCTCAACGAGATCGTCCAGAATGCCTTGATCGATATGTACGCCAAATGCGGAGGCATGATTGAAGCACGACGAACTTTCGATGAAATGCACTCCAAGAACACAATCACGTGGAACTCCATGATATCAGGTTATGCAAGAGCTGGTTTTATTGATATTGCACGAAGGCTTTTCGATGAGATGCCCAACAGAAACATCATCTCTTGGACATCCATGATGACAGGCTATGTTCAGAACGAGCAGCCTGGTCATGCAATTTCACTCTTCCGAGAGTTGCTGCTTAAAGGATTTGAACCAGATGAAGTGATGATGGTGAGTGCACTCTCTGCTTGTGCTGATCTAGGATGTTTGGATCAGGGTAAATCCATCCATGGATTCTTGAACAAGAGAGGCATTCATCTGCGGTGCATGCTGGGGGCATCCCTGATAGACATGTATGCAAAGAGTGGTAGGGTTGATGCTGCGCTTCGGGTTTTTAACGGGCTGAAGGAGAAAGATGTGAACTCCTGGACTGCAATAATAACTGGGCTTGCATTGCATGGCCAAGGAAGGGCATGTCTCAGTATGTTCGGTAGCATGGAGCAATCACAGATAGCACCAAACGCAGTCACCTTTGTGGGTGTGCTTTGTGCGTGTAGCCATGCAGGACTGGTAGATGATGGTTTCAGACACTTCAATCGAATGCGTCGTGTCTATGGGATTGAACCAGAGATTGAGCACTTCGGTTGCATGGTGGATCTTCTGGGGCGTGCAGGTCGCCTGGATGAAGCTGAAGATTTCATACTGAAAATGCCGATTGAGCCCACTGCAGGCATCTGGAGCGCTCTCTTAGGTGCTTGCAGGATCCATGGCAACTTCAAGGTTGCTGAGACCGTTGCTAGAGCTCTTATTGACTTGGACCCGCACCATGGCGGCCGTTACGTGCTACTGTCAAACATATATGCTGCTGGAAGCAAGTGGGAAGATGTTACCAAGGTTCGgaagaagatgaaagatctGAAGGTTGAGAAGGAGCCGGGCTGGAGCTGGATTGAAGTGGATGCCACTGTGAAGCAATTTTTCGCTGGCGATCAGACCAACTTGCAGCACGGTGAGGTAATGTTGATGTTGGAAGATATCAACAGAAGGTTGAAATATGAGGGCTATGTACCGCTTGGTAACAAGTCGCCGTGTGACATAGACGAATGA